The proteins below are encoded in one region of Saccopteryx leptura isolate mSacLep1 chromosome 1, mSacLep1_pri_phased_curated, whole genome shotgun sequence:
- the LOC136388822 gene encoding olfactory receptor 51Q1-like gives MSEVSNATNDPFFFILTGFPGFEASHIWISIPFCCFYIISIMGNTTILTVIHTEPSFSQPMYLFLSMLALTDLGLTLTTLPTVMPLLWFNIRKISFEDCFAQFFFLHGFSFMESSVLLAMSFDRYVAICCPLHYATILTSEVINRIGLAIICRCVLAVLPSLFLLKRLPFCHSHLLSHSYCLHQDMIHLVCGDIRFNSWYGFALVLLIVVLDPLLIVISYSLILKSILGIATWTERLRALNNCLSHILAVLVLYVPMVGLSMTHRFAKQASPMVHVIIANIYLLAPPVINPIIYSVKTKQIRQGIFHLFFKRQVH, from the coding sequence ATGTCGGAGGTGTCCAACGCCACTAACGACCccttcttcttcatcctcacgGGCTTCCCTGGTTTTGAGGCATCCCACATCTGGATCTCCATCCCCTTCTGCTGTTTCTACATCATCTCCATCATGGGCAACACCACCATTCTTACTGTCATTCACACAGAGCCATCCTTCTCCCAGCCCATGTACTTATTTCTCTCCATGCTGGCCCTGACTGACCTGGGTCTCACCCTCACCACCCTGCCTACAGTCATGCCACTTCTCTGGTTCAACATTCGTAAGATCAGCTTTGAGGACTGTTTTGCCCAATTTTTCTTCCTCCATGGATTCTCCTTTATGGAATCTTCGGTGTTGTTGGCCATGTCCTTTGATCGCTATGTGGCCATCTGCTGCCCCCTCCATTATGCCACTATCCTTACCAGTGAAGTCATCAACAGGATTGGGTTAGCCATCATTTGCCGCTGTGTTCTAGCtgttcttccctcccttttcctgcTCAAGCGCCTGCCCTTCTGCCACTCACACCTTCTTTCTCACTCCTACTGCCTCCACCAAGACATGATTCACCTGGTCTGTGGTGACATCCGGTTCAACAGCTGGTATGGATTTGCTCTGGTTTTGCTCATTGTTGTACTGGACCCTCTGCTCATTGTGATATCCTACTCACTTATCCTGAAAAGTATCCTGGGCATAGCTACCTGGACTGAGCGGCTCCGGGCCCTCAACAACTGTCTATCTCACATTCTGGCTGTTCTGGTTCTCTATGTTCCCATGGTTGGCTTGTCTATGACCCACCGCTTTGCAAAACAAGCCTCTCCAATGGTCCATGTTATCATTGCCAACATCTATCTATTAGCACCTCCTGTGATAAACCCCATCATCTACAGTGTAAAAACTAAGCAGATTCGCCAGGGaatctttcatttattcttcaaaaGGCAAGTGCACTAA
- the LOC136388022 gene encoding LOW QUALITY PROTEIN: olfactory receptor 51I2-like (The sequence of the model RefSeq protein was modified relative to this genomic sequence to represent the inferred CDS: inserted 1 base in 1 codon; substituted 1 base at 1 genomic stop codon) — MGKQLNLEAEDITELLVSHGEELSAEDLIQLEKQLTEDKEIETPEPKRFTIKHLAEGFSMVDDGLVKFQAEDPSDNRFSKVCKAVMDALQRYRQILEEKKSSTFRTSLEQFFKKPWHLYKLTFSDSIHRKRFNRSQLTSEYFLLTGLPGLEALYTWFIFPFWSAYLVALVGNSLILAVIKKNTSLYQPIYLFLTMLAFAELGVSVSTLPTVRGILLFGAREIYFAACLLQMFCIHSFSIMEXGVLLIMSXFVAIYNLLRYMVFLAPPRIVGTGATLGLKNVMLMLPLPFLLKHLPVCGHSVLSHSYFLHSDLIQLPCRDTRSNSILGLCIITSTLGLDLLLIVISYVLILYTVLGITSREGWQKALNTGVSHISAVLVYYVPMISVAQVHHFMKHTAPAAVLIPIIYSVKTKKTHQELIQICLQRK, encoded by the exons ATGGGTAAACAGCTTAATTTGGAGGCTGAGGACATCACAGAGCTACTGGTATCACATGGAGaagagctgtctgctgaggatctcattcagctggagaagcagctgactgaagacaaagagatagaaaccccagaacccaagagatttactatcAAGcatttggcagaaggtttttctatggtagatgATGGGTTGGTGAAATTTCAGGCTGAAGACCCCAGTGATAATAGATTCAGTAAGGTCTGCaaagctgttatggatgccttgcaacgctataggcagattttggaagagaagaagtcatcaacctttcggactagcctggaacaattctttaagaag CCCTGGCATCTGTATAAGTTGACATTCTCAGACTCTATACATAGGAAAAGGTTCAACAGAAGTCAACTCACCTCAGAATACTTTCTGCTGACTGGTCTCCCTGGGCTAGAGGCCCTATATACTTGGTTTATCTTCCCATTCTGGTCTGCATATCTTGTGGCCCTTGTGGGCAATAGTCTGATATTGGCAGTAATCAAGAAAAACACCTCTCTGTACCAACCAATATACTTATTTCTCACTATGCTGGCCTTTGCAGAGCTTGGTGTCTCTGTTTCTACACTGCCCACTGTGCGGGGCATCCTCCTTTTTGGTGCCAGGGAGATCTACTTTGCAGCCTGTCTTTTACAGATGTTCTGCATACATTCATTTTCCATCATGGAATAAGGAGTTCTGCTCATCATGT GCTTTGTGGCCATCTACAACCTCTTGCGGTACATGGTTTTCCTGGCCCCACCGCGTATAGTGGGTACTGGTGCTACTCTTGGGCTGAAGAATGTGATGCTCATGCTCCCACTGCCCTTTCTCCTGAAGCATCTGCCTGTCTGTGGCCACAGTGTCCTCTCCCACTCATATTTTCTTCACTCGGATTTAATCCAGCTGCCCTGCAGGGACACTCGGTCCAACAGCATTCTGGGGCTCTGCATCATTACTTCCACTTTAGGTCTGGACTTGCTGCTCATTGTCATCTCTTATGTGCTTATCCTGTACACAGTGCTGGGCATAACCTCTAGGGAGGGATGGCAGAAGGCCCTCAACACAGGTGTGTCACACATCTCTGCAGTCCTTGTGTACTACGTGCCTATGATCAGTGTGGCTCAGGTGCACCATTTCATGAAGCACACTGCGCCTGCTGCAGTGCTCATCCCCATCATCTACAGTGTTAAGACCAAGAAGACTCACCAGGAACTAATCCAAATCTgtcttcaaagaaaataa
- the LOC136388823 gene encoding olfactory receptor 51J1-like: protein MNNSNSSLEFLPTMFILIGIPGLEAEHVWMSIPFSLMYFIIFLGNGTIVHVIRTDAALHQPMYLFLAMLAMAEIGVSASTLPTVLGIFLLDTTEISFDACLLQMFSIHSFSIMESAILLAMSVDRFVAIYSPLRYTAILTLPRIFGTGAIIGLKSIMLMAPLPVLLRRLPFCGHNALSHSYCLHPNLIHLPCGDITINNIYGLFIVTSTFGLDSLLIVASYGLILYTVLNVAAGEERKKALSTCGSHVCAVLTYYIPMIGLSMVHRFGHHVSPLLHVMMSNAYLFFPPLVNPIVYSMKTKEIRRGIIRMISENRSRI from the coding sequence ATGAACAACTCCAATAGCTCTCTGGAATTCTTACCTACAATGTTCATTCTGATCGGCATCCCAGGGCTGGAGGCAGAGCATGTCTGGATGTCCATCCCCTTCAGCCTGATGTATTTTATCATCTTCCTTGGGAATGGCACTATTGTTCATGTCATCAGAACAGACGCTGCTTTACACCAGCCCATGTACCTCTTTCTTGCCATGTTGGCAATGGCTGAGATTGGTGTCTCTGCATCCACTCTACCTACAGTGCTAGGCATCTTCCTTTTGGACACCACTGAGATTAGTTTTGATGCATGTCTCCTCCAGATGTTCTCCATCCATTCTTTCTCCATTATGGAGTCAGCTATATTGCTAGCCATGTCTGTTGACCGGTTTGTGGCCATCTATAGCCCACTGCGCTATACAGCCATCCTAACCCTGCCGCGCATCTTTGGTACAGGAGCTATCATTGGGCTAAAAAGCATTATGCTCATGGCCCCATTGCCCGTGCTCTTACGGCGCCTGCCTTTCTGTGGTCATAATGCTCTCTCCCATTCCTACTGCCTTCACCCCAACCTCATCCATCTACCTTGTGGGGACATTACTATCAACAATATCTATGGGCTTTTTATTGTTACCTCCACTTTTGGACTTGATTCACTGCTCATTGTGGCCTCCTATGGTCTTATACTCTATACTGTACTGAATGTTGCCGCTGGGGAGGAGCGTAAGAAAGCCCTCAGCACTTGCGGCTCACATGTCTGTGCTGTGCTCACTTATTACATACCTATGATTGGCTTGTCAATGGTGCATCGCTTTGGACATCATGTGTCCCCTTTACTGCATGTTATGATGTCCAATGCTTATCTATTCTTCCCACCCCTTGTTAACCCCATAGTGTACAGTATGAAGACCAAGGAAATTCGTCGTGGTATTATTCGAATGATATCAGAGAACAGATCCAGAATTTAG